A part of Propioniciclava coleopterorum genomic DNA contains:
- a CDS encoding LacI family DNA-binding transcriptional regulator — translation MTRVTLNDVSRAAGVSRATASLVVRGSDRISPATTARVRAAMEQLGYVYDRGAAQLRGGRTMTVGVIVPEIRNPYLADLLMTIEQSLSAHGYTSLIAHSGESVRRESEILATMTERRVDGVLVHPSRTLDDAPLDEHTSRFDIPVVTMMRRLEDRFSSVTPDNERAGVLMGEHLRTLGVRSVTFLGGPAHSSGRADRIAGMRTSLGESIAFEHGEQTTTATTYSDAGRTAMAQIFERGELPDAVVGFSDIVTMGLYAELHQRGLLPGRDVAVASFDDISMASWLTPPLTSMAAGADQVGVAASEEILAAIEQGPAHTPTRRLIPPELRLRTSTLGWRPRPTA, via the coding sequence CGCGTGACGCTCAACGACGTCAGCCGAGCGGCAGGTGTTTCGCGCGCGACCGCGTCCCTGGTGGTCCGCGGCAGCGACCGCATCTCCCCGGCCACGACGGCACGGGTGCGCGCGGCCATGGAGCAACTCGGCTACGTGTACGACCGGGGCGCGGCTCAGCTGCGCGGTGGCCGCACCATGACCGTCGGCGTCATCGTGCCCGAGATCCGCAATCCCTACCTGGCCGACCTCCTCATGACCATCGAGCAGTCGCTGAGCGCCCACGGCTACACCTCCCTGATCGCGCACAGCGGCGAGAGCGTGCGGCGGGAGTCGGAGATCCTGGCCACCATGACCGAGCGCCGCGTCGACGGCGTCCTGGTGCACCCGTCGCGGACGCTGGACGACGCTCCCCTGGACGAGCACACGTCGCGGTTCGACATCCCGGTCGTCACCATGATGCGGCGACTGGAGGACCGGTTCTCGTCGGTGACCCCCGACAACGAGCGCGCCGGCGTCCTGATGGGCGAGCACCTGCGCACGCTCGGCGTCCGGTCGGTGACGTTCCTGGGCGGCCCCGCGCACTCGTCCGGACGCGCCGACCGGATCGCCGGGATGCGCACGTCCCTGGGCGAGAGCATCGCCTTCGAGCACGGCGAGCAGACCACCACGGCGACCACCTACTCCGACGCCGGCCGCACGGCGATGGCGCAGATCTTCGAGCGGGGCGAACTCCCCGACGCGGTGGTCGGCTTCAGCGACATCGTGACGATGGGCCTCTACGCGGAACTCCACCAGCGCGGCCTGCTCCCGGGCCGCGACGTCGCGGTGGCGAGCTTCGACGACATCTCCATGGCGTCGTGGCTCACCCCGCCGCTCACCTCCATGGCCGCCGGCGCCGACCAGGTCGGCGTCGCCGCGTCCGAGGAGATCCTCGCCGCGATCGAGCAGGGCCCCGCGCACACCCCGACCCGGCGGCTCATCCCGCCGGAACTGCGCCTGCGGACCTCGACCCTGGGCTGGCGTCCCCGCCCGACCGCCTGA
- a CDS encoding LysR family transcriptional regulator, protein MIDVSRLRVFRAVVAAGSIQAAAASLGYTPSAVSQQVAALSRETGLPLLQRVGRGVEPTAAGLHLAEASAPLFAELAEVESAAEDLRTGRVGSLSMAYFTSAAMAWIPGVVADVLAHHPDLRLDLRVLELPTGEDDHVDVEVLVSDGALDPAPGFRAVPLLTEPYVVVLPRTHRLAGSDQVEVAELAGERWIAHDSADSWCRRLTERACVSAGFVPQYSVYTHGHTTAIAFVAAGIGVAAMPLLCVRELPPDAVAVPLIHPTPERTIHLMVRRSVEHTAPVRRALAGLVAAAAAHP, encoded by the coding sequence ATGATCGACGTGTCCCGGTTGCGCGTGTTCCGCGCCGTGGTGGCGGCGGGCTCGATCCAGGCCGCCGCCGCCAGCCTCGGTTACACCCCGTCCGCGGTGAGCCAGCAGGTCGCGGCCCTCAGCCGCGAGACCGGCCTCCCCCTCCTGCAGCGTGTCGGGCGGGGCGTCGAGCCCACCGCGGCCGGACTGCACCTCGCGGAGGCGTCCGCGCCGCTGTTCGCCGAACTGGCCGAGGTCGAGTCCGCCGCCGAGGACCTGCGCACCGGGCGCGTCGGCTCGCTCAGCATGGCCTACTTCACGAGCGCGGCGATGGCGTGGATCCCCGGCGTGGTCGCCGACGTGCTGGCCCATCACCCCGACCTGCGGCTGGACCTGCGCGTCCTGGAGTTGCCCACCGGCGAGGACGATCACGTCGATGTCGAAGTGCTCGTCTCCGACGGCGCCCTCGATCCCGCGCCGGGATTCCGCGCGGTCCCGCTGCTCACCGAGCCCTACGTCGTCGTGCTCCCCCGGACGCACCGGCTGGCCGGGAGCGATCAGGTGGAGGTCGCGGAACTGGCGGGCGAGCGCTGGATCGCGCACGACTCCGCCGACTCCTGGTGCCGACGCCTGACCGAGCGGGCCTGCGTGTCGGCGGGCTTCGTCCCGCAGTACTCGGTGTACACCCACGGCCACACCACGGCGATCGCCTTCGTCGCGGCGGGGATCGGGGTCGCGGCCATGCCGCTGCTGTGCGTCCGCGAACTGCCTCCGGACGCCGTCGCGGTGCCGCTGATCCATCCCACGCCCGAGCGCACGATCCACCTGATGGTGCGCCGCTCGGTCGAGCACACCGCTCCGGTCCGGCGCGCCCTGGCCGGGCTGGTCGCCGCGGCCGCCGCCCACCCCTGA
- a CDS encoding alpha/beta hydrolase domain-containing protein, with protein MRTSVRRALVGFGMAGLLATMTPTAAAAGPAWGDAADTMTAVPAVTHVPREGGSYPFNAADHHRVPVDLAAHGFVEEEFFLTGHANVYTRADGTLAVHRTAVPYTNRILVRHPARAQKASGTVLVDIYNASNGYDIEDMWRRLWTDVLEQGHTYIGVTSKPVNVDALHTFDPQRYAPVSWYDEPLTAACAYTFTAAGDDVPCTETGLVWDILTQVGNAVRDPQAGRQILGGIKPTGVFLIGQSQSGLYLNTYVNHFHNPVTAAHAGQHVFDGYLTAAGNWNERAIRDGEPTGQGAPAASVPVDIDVPWIFVDSESDTALFQREATMPRPLDDQTRVWQVSGTGHTYSMSPVVPDNAELRKAGRPERVFPTVYTPYPMEPAMIAATQALIDNHRSGKELPASKWFQRDAAGALVRDDHGNVLGGLRYGLMELPLAQFLGFARPFDMNGVAHPISKAEFERNWRNRSQYLAQMRAHDNKLRQAGYLTKSGHATFAERAEVVMDRIGVR; from the coding sequence ATGCGAACATCCGTACGACGCGCGCTGGTCGGCTTCGGAATGGCCGGACTGCTCGCCACCATGACGCCGACGGCCGCGGCCGCCGGCCCCGCGTGGGGCGACGCAGCCGACACGATGACGGCCGTCCCCGCGGTGACCCACGTGCCGCGCGAGGGCGGCTCCTACCCGTTCAACGCGGCCGATCACCACCGGGTGCCCGTCGACCTGGCCGCCCACGGCTTCGTGGAGGAGGAGTTCTTCCTCACCGGGCACGCCAACGTCTACACGCGGGCCGACGGCACCCTCGCGGTGCACCGGACCGCGGTGCCCTACACGAACCGCATCCTCGTCCGGCACCCGGCGCGGGCGCAGAAGGCGTCCGGCACCGTCCTGGTCGACATCTACAACGCGTCCAACGGCTACGACATCGAGGACATGTGGCGGCGGTTGTGGACCGACGTCCTGGAGCAGGGCCACACCTACATCGGCGTCACCAGCAAGCCCGTCAACGTCGACGCCCTCCACACCTTCGACCCGCAGCGCTACGCGCCGGTGAGCTGGTACGACGAGCCGCTGACCGCGGCCTGCGCGTACACGTTCACCGCGGCCGGCGACGACGTGCCCTGCACCGAGACCGGGCTGGTGTGGGACATCCTCACCCAGGTGGGGAACGCGGTGCGCGATCCGCAGGCCGGCCGGCAGATCCTCGGCGGCATCAAGCCCACCGGCGTGTTCCTCATCGGCCAGTCGCAGTCGGGGCTCTACCTCAACACCTACGTCAACCACTTCCACAACCCGGTGACCGCGGCGCACGCCGGTCAGCACGTCTTCGACGGCTACCTCACCGCGGCGGGCAACTGGAACGAGCGCGCGATCCGGGACGGCGAGCCGACCGGACAGGGCGCGCCCGCGGCGTCCGTGCCCGTCGACATCGACGTGCCGTGGATCTTCGTCGACTCCGAGTCCGACACCGCCCTGTTCCAGCGCGAGGCGACCATGCCGCGTCCCCTGGACGACCAGACCCGCGTCTGGCAGGTCTCGGGCACGGGCCACACCTACTCGATGTCGCCCGTCGTCCCCGACAACGCCGAACTCCGCAAGGCGGGGCGGCCCGAGCGGGTCTTCCCGACGGTCTACACGCCGTACCCGATGGAGCCGGCCATGATCGCCGCCACCCAGGCGCTGATCGACAACCACCGCTCCGGCAAGGAACTCCCCGCCTCGAAGTGGTTCCAGCGGGACGCCGCCGGCGCCCTGGTCCGCGACGACCACGGCAACGTGCTCGGGGGCCTGCGCTACGGGCTGATGGAGCTGCCGCTGGCGCAGTTCCTCGGGTTCGCGCGTCCCTTCGACATGAACGGCGTCGCCCATCCGATCTCGAAGGCCGAGTTCGAGCGGAACTGGCGCAACCGGTCGCAGTACCTCGCCCAGATGCGGGCGCACGACAACAAGTTGCGGCAGGCGGGTTACCTCACGAAGTCGGGCCACGCCACCTTCGCGGAGCGCGCCGAAGTGGTGATGGACCGTATCGGCGTCCGCTGA
- a CDS encoding SMP-30/gluconolactonase/LRE family protein, translated as MAGSRVGEGRIFFTTRRGFADGLRVDADGAVWTSHGAGVTVLSAEGEELAHLDFPARVANLCFGGPDRRDVYVAATDRLHRLRATVPGDAPRALRR; from the coding sequence GTGGCCGGCTCCCGCGTGGGGGAGGGGCGGATCTTCTTCACGACGCGACGCGGGTTCGCCGACGGGCTGCGGGTGGACGCCGACGGCGCCGTCTGGACCTCGCACGGGGCCGGGGTCACGGTGCTCTCGGCGGAGGGGGAGGAGTTGGCGCACCTCGACTTCCCGGCACGGGTCGCCAACCTGTGCTTCGGCGGCCCCGACCGGCGCGACGTCTACGTGGCCGCCACCGACAGGCTCCACCGGCTGCGCGCGACCGTCCCCGGGGACGCGCCCCGCGCCCTGCGCAGGTAG